The following proteins are co-located in the Leptospira weilii genome:
- the rpsT gene encoding 30S ribosomal protein S20, with protein sequence MANIKSSEKDIRRTKRRNAANSQNRSRLRTQAKKVLKAIKEKDPKAAMALFIEYTSLLDKAAKTNLIHSKNADRKKSRMAKRLNTVSAAA encoded by the coding sequence AAAAGGACATTCGGAGAACGAAACGCAGAAATGCGGCCAATTCCCAGAATCGGTCCAGGCTCAGAACTCAGGCTAAAAAAGTTCTGAAAGCCATCAAAGAAAAAGACCCAAAAGCGGCAATGGCTCTTTTTATAGAGTATACCTCTCTTTTAGATAAAGCTGCAAAAACAAACTTAATCCATTCTAAAAACGCAGATAGAAAAAAAAGTAGAATGGCAAAACGCCTCAACACAGTATCTGCAGCAGCCTAA
- the glmM gene encoding phosphoglucosamine mutase — protein MNTNASVFNHPDLMVSVSGIRGIIPTGLSPEVIFDALRAFGTWIEGSKIVIGRDSRPSGPYIENIALGLMQAMGKDVLQLGIVPTPTVKAVVNLSKAGGGIMISASHNPILWNAFKFIGPGGFFTGTADLEQILDTVRNQSYRQIQYKPSSKIFSGKEWSEKHIESVLKRVNVSAIRKKKYKVLLDAVNGAGSFLVPELLERLGCKPILLHCSPDGTFPRPPEPTPDALKQTSRRMKSSGADIGFALDPDADRLVVLTRQKGAISEEYTLPLSFLSLTLGKMPKKANLVVNLSTSFINEFVAGQYGVPVSRSKVGEANVVSEMLRQKSIFGGEGNGGVIDPAIASFGRDSLSGIAHILNGMAATGKKIDSILEEFPAIHMQKTSFQVAGKNLQDIYSKFSEEFSAFSEETLDGLRLASEDSWIHIRPSNTEPIIRIIAEARTKKDLNSLLDRAGSLMENA, from the coding sequence ATGAATACAAATGCTTCCGTATTCAATCATCCAGATCTCATGGTTTCCGTTTCTGGGATTCGAGGGATCATTCCCACAGGACTTTCTCCTGAAGTTATTTTTGATGCGCTGCGCGCTTTCGGTACTTGGATTGAAGGATCTAAAATTGTAATCGGTCGCGATTCCAGACCTTCCGGACCTTATATCGAAAACATCGCCTTAGGCTTGATGCAGGCGATGGGAAAAGACGTCCTGCAACTCGGAATTGTTCCCACTCCAACCGTAAAAGCGGTCGTCAATCTTTCCAAAGCGGGAGGTGGAATCATGATCAGCGCCTCTCACAACCCGATCCTATGGAACGCGTTTAAATTTATAGGCCCCGGCGGATTCTTTACCGGAACGGCGGATTTGGAGCAAATTCTGGACACGGTTCGAAATCAATCCTATAGACAAATTCAATACAAACCTTCTTCTAAGATCTTTTCCGGAAAAGAATGGTCTGAAAAACACATCGAATCCGTTCTCAAACGAGTAAACGTGAGTGCAATTCGAAAGAAAAAATATAAGGTTCTCCTAGACGCAGTCAATGGAGCGGGAAGTTTCTTGGTTCCGGAACTTCTGGAAAGACTCGGATGTAAGCCGATCCTTTTACATTGCAGCCCGGACGGAACCTTTCCAAGACCACCGGAACCGACTCCGGACGCGCTCAAACAAACTTCTCGAAGAATGAAATCTTCCGGTGCCGATATCGGCTTTGCTTTGGATCCGGACGCGGATCGTCTTGTCGTTCTCACTCGCCAAAAAGGAGCGATCTCCGAAGAATACACTCTTCCTTTGAGTTTTCTTTCTCTCACGTTGGGGAAAATGCCTAAAAAAGCCAACCTGGTCGTAAATCTTTCCACAAGTTTTATCAACGAGTTCGTAGCGGGGCAATACGGTGTTCCCGTTTCTCGTTCTAAAGTCGGGGAAGCAAACGTAGTATCCGAAATGCTTCGCCAAAAATCGATTTTCGGCGGAGAAGGAAACGGAGGAGTGATCGATCCCGCAATCGCTTCTTTTGGAAGAGATTCACTCTCCGGAATCGCACATATCCTAAATGGAATGGCTGCGACGGGAAAGAAGATCGATTCTATCTTAGAAGAATTCCCCGCCATTCATATGCAGAAAACGAGTTTTCAAGTGGCGGGGAAAAACCTCCAAGACATCTATTCCAAGTTCAGTGAAGAATTTTCGGCTTTCTCCGAAGAAACTCTGGACGGTTTGCGCTTGGCCTCCGAGGATTCTTGGATTCACATTCGTCCTTCTAACACGGAGCCGATCATACGAATCATAGCCGAAGCGAGGACCAAAAAAGATCTCAATTCTCTGCTCGACCGTGCGGGAAGTCTCATGGAGAATGCCTGA